Proteins encoded by one window of Arachis ipaensis cultivar K30076 chromosome B04, Araip1.1, whole genome shotgun sequence:
- the LOC110270716 gene encoding uncharacterized protein LOC110270716, giving the protein MHEEEPDVREEEGERSEAEMVPITAVYLRHCRTAAPRCLTGASVTVAGDLWLPENTTGVAVEGGRSRAAILAARSSLVATGNTARDAATWLSHFFLVAPPSGSRGGRKSRWVSPYLASAASVAGNSR; this is encoded by the exons ATGCATGAGGAGGAGCCcgacgtgcgtgaagaagaaggggAGAGGTCCGAGGCTGAGATGGTTCCTATCACCGCCGTCTACCTCCGTCACTGCCGAACTGCTGCTCCGCGGTGCCTAACTGGAGCTTCTGTTACTGTTGCTGGAGATCTGTGGTTGCCGGAAAACACCACTGGTGTTGCTGTCGAAGGAGGAAGAAGCCGTGCCGCTATTCTGGCCGCCAGGAGCAGTCTTGTGGCCACCGGAAACACCGCCAGGGATGCCGCTACTTGGCTCAGTCACTTCTTCTTAGTTGCG CCGCCGTCTGGGTCGCGTGGAGGGAGGAAGAGCCGTTGGGTGTCGCCGTACCTTGCCTCCGCCGCCTCTGTCGCCGGAAACAGCCGCTGA
- the LOC107636683 gene encoding uncharacterized protein LOC107636683, whose protein sequence is MKIPEHRKWMYNRNLPNRGGLRQEFINGVRHFIDTVKQEFILEGGVLRCPCNKHKNKVFSSPKEVSLDLYKYDFMLRYWWWDSHGESPLHLNVDYNNQEGTCSSPHASVPIRNSYESMVVDATGPELMSQFEEYMEKPPNAEAKKFYDLLQSAQRPLFEGCVGHSELSMAVKMLSIKAKGNVSQQIFDDFVKAMKEVMPKDNLLVSNFYEAKKLVSKLGMESKKIDCCINGCMLYYKKDDIPRKECKFCHSPRYKMGKKGKEVPLKRMHYLPLIPRLRRLYTSMHTAPHMRWHFDHEFKGILEHPSDSKAWKYFDRKYQQFSQEPHNVRLGLCADRFTPFGQSGKQYSCWPIIVTPYNLPPSMCMKTPYKFLSMIIPGPRNPKTRIDVYLQPLIDELKLLWEDGVLTYDIHSKSNFVMRAALLWTINDFLAYGMLSG, encoded by the coding sequence ATGAAAATTCCAGAACATCGAAAGTGGATGTACAATAGAAATTTGCCAAATCGAGGAGGATTACGACAGGAATTTATCAATGGTGTTCGACATTTTATTGATACAGTAAAACAGGAATTTATACTTGAAGGTGGTGTACTTAGATGTCCTTGcaacaaacataaaaataaagttttttcaTCTCCGAAAGAGGTTTCACTAGATTTATATAAATATGATTTCATGCTAAGATACTGGTGGTGGGATTCACATGGAGAGAGTCCATTGCATTTGAATGTAGATTATAATAATCAAGAAGGCACATGTTCTTCTCCTCATGCTAGTGTGCCAATAAGAAATTCGTATGAATCTATGGTGGTTGATGCTACTGGACCAGAATTGATGAGTCAATTTGAAGAATACATGGAGAAGCCTCCGAATGCAGAAGCtaaaaaattttatgatttattacaGTCTGCTCAACGCCCATTATTTGAGGGATGTGTTGGTCATTCAGAATTATCAATGGCAGTTAAAATGTTGAGTATTAAAGCTAAAGGGAATGTATCTCAACAAATCTTTGATGATTTCGTGAAAGCTATGAAAGAAGTGATGCCTAAGGATAACTTACTTGTCTCCAATTTTTATGAAGCAAAGAAGCTAGTATCAAAACTTGGTATGGAAAGCAAGAAAATTGATTGTTGCATTAATGGTTGTATGCTATATTACAAGAAGGATGATATACCAAGAAAGGAATGTAAATTTTGCCATTCTCCAAGGTACAAGATGGGTAAAAAAGGTAAAGAAGTGCCTTTGAAACGAATGCACTATTTACCGCTTATACCTCGTTTAAGAAGACTTTATACTTCAATGCACACAGCACCTCACATGCGATGGCATTTTGATCACGAATTTAAAGGAATTCTTGAGCATCCATCGGATTCAAAAGCATGGAAGTATTTTGATAGAAAATATCAACAATTTTCTCAAGAACCACACAATGTCAGACTAGGATTATGTGCTGATAGATTCACCCCTTTTGGTCAATCTGGTAAACAATATTCATGTTGGCCAATAATTGTCACTCCTTATAATCTGCCTCCTTCTATGTGCATGAAAACTCCTTACAAGTTTTTATCCATGATTATCCCTGGTCCTCGTAATCCCAAAACTAGGATTGATGTATACCTGCAGCCATTGATTGATGAGCTAAAACTACTATGGGAAGATGGTGTTTTAACTTATGATATTCATTCCAAGTCAAATTTTGTAATGCGAGCTGCCTTGTTGTGGACTATTAATGATTTTCTTGCATATGGGATGTTGTCTGGATGA
- the LOC107637882 gene encoding lactosylceramide 4-alpha-galactosyltransferase-like, whose translation MGSKQMTQTIFEYKLKSRNPKTPHFYATIFVGVLIFTFVESMYSNSKIHYFNLKSHVTDTAPQFGYLENNVVMAEEQQSEEAENYDPLIPPDNVSRDERIEWFRRQLPEIEVLKSTTLSQQFHSRVFNFLNKGCPVLHHIIWMSPARSFGKREFLTLDSFFKANPDACLLIVSRSMDSPRGYAILKSLLDRGFKIQAVTPDLPFLVKDTPAEPWLEQINSGTKDPGYVPLSNNLSNLIRLTILYKYGGVYMDTDLIVLRDFSNLRNTIGAQSLDPVTRHWVILNNGVMIFDINHPILLEFMQEFATTFNGNKWGYNGPQLVQRVIERMGGTEGFNLTILPPRAFYPVDRVRAWRFLKKPQDESESRWVENQLNDLSGREIYSVHLWNKRTKDLEIEEGSVVAKLISNHCVVCDGIIKA comes from the coding sequence ATGGGTTCTAAACAAATGACCCAAACAATCTTTGAATACAAGCTAAAGAGCCGCAACCCAAAAACACCACACTTCTATGCAACCATATTTGTTGGGGTCCTCATTTTCACTTTTGTTGAGAGCATGTACTCAAATTCCAAGATCCATTACTTCAACCTCAAAAGTCATGTTACTGACACAGCACCACAATTTGGATATTTAGAGAACAATGTTGTGATGGCAGAAGAACAGCAATCTGAAGAAGCAGAAAACTATGACCCTCTGATTCCCCCTGACAATGTTTCAAGAGATGAAAGGATTGAATGGTTCAGAAGACAGCTCCCTGAGATAGAGGTTCTAAAGTCAACAACATTATCACAACAATTTCATAGCAGAGTCTTCAATTTCCTCAACAAAGGTTGTCCAGTGTTGCACCACATCATATGGATGTCCCCAGCAAGATCCTTTGGCAAGAGAGAGTTTCTCACACTGGACTCATTCTTTAAGGCCAATCCGGATGCATGCTTGCTTATTGTGTCCCGGTCCATGGACTCGCCACGTGGATACGCAATCTTGAAGTCACTGCTCGACCGGGGGTTCAAAATCCAGGCCGTGACGCCGGATTTGCCTTTTTTGGTTAAGGACACCCCGGCTGAGCCGTGGCTTGAACAGATCAATAGTGGCACTAAAGATCCAGGATATGTACCATTGTCCAATAATTTGTCCAATCTTATCAGATTAACAATTTTATACAAATATGGAGGAGTGTATATGGACACTGACCTTATAGTACTAAGAGATTTCTCTAATTTGAGGAACACAATTGGTGCACAAAGTTTAGACCCTGTGACTAGACATTGGGTCATATTAAATAACGGAGTTATGATTTTTGACATTAACCATCCAATTTTGTTGGAGTTTATGCAGGAGTTTGCAACAACTTTCAATGGTAATAAATGGGGATATAATGGGCCTCAATTGGTTCAGCGGGTTATAGAAAGAATGGGAGGAACTGAAGGGTTTAATCTTACAATTTTGCCTCCTAGGGCATTCTATCCTGTGGATAGGGTTAGGGCTTGGAGGTTTTTGAAGAAGCCACAAGATGAATCGGAATCAAGGTGGGTGGAAAATCAACTGAATGATTTGTCTGGTAGAGAGATCTACAGTGTGCATTTGTGGAACAAGAGAACAAAAGATTTGGAGATTGAAGAGGGAAGTGTTGTGGCTAAATTGATTTCGAATCACTGTGTTGTTTGTGACGGGATTATAAAAGCTTAG
- the LOC107636681 gene encoding uncharacterized protein LOC107636681 has product MEHEACQSEASQGNKQATRSRNLARRRRTTCYCGERPVLATSSTAENPGRRFWGCVNFGVGEECGYFVWAEPEEDPSQVSRLRLKVRNLKGKLDMVEFRFMVAVGVALVGWTLALIMVFEKTTATKFGRLSLE; this is encoded by the exons ATGGAGCATGAAGCATGCCAATCTGAAGCGAGCCAAGGCAACAAGCAAGCCACACGAAGTAGGAACCTAGCACGTCGAAGGAGGACAACCTGTTACTGTGGGGAACGGCCTGTGCTCGCAACGTCGTCGACGGCAGAAAATCCTGGGCGGAGGTTTTGGGGTTGCGTTAACTTCGGG GTTGGAGAAGAATGTGGCTACTTCGTATGGGCAGAACCAGAGGAAGATCCGTCACAAGTTTCTAGGCTAAGATTGAAGGTCAGAAATTTGAAGGGCAAACTGGATATGGTTGAGTTCAGATTCATGGTTGCAGTGGGAGTTGCTTTAGTTGGATGGACACTTGCACTGATAATGGTGTTTGAAAAAACAACAGCAACCAAATTTGGCAGACTTTCACTAGAATAA
- the LOC107636679 gene encoding uncharacterized protein LOC107636679, whose product MVCRPIICLDGCFIKTPYGGQLLTAIGWDLNDQMLPIAYAVGLVPTFDELIPGVDHRFCVRHLYSNFRKRFPGLQLKLMMWNAAKATYLQEWERRMAEIQSLDNGAYNHLMEIPTKYWCRHKFGAWSKCDTLVNNMCEVFNSVIVDAREKSIVSMLEDIRVYIMRRWADNRDRIIEYPREVLPRIRIKVEKQADASGKWVSTYAGHDKYEVTSIHGGKEKFVVDLKNHECSCRKFQLSGIPCAHAMTCIRKMCFNVDNFVANCYKKSTYTDCYQHVVYPLNGPNLWEKTPFDDVLPPVYRKPIGRPKVKRNKATDENPTRGGVSREGQNQKCSYCFARGHNKRTYPKKRKVAATASANKVAGSTRRASRFKSSTSTSTISSTISSQGSKPSQAAAKKTTVTRPKRKSAATDVSSQHSQATSKKPKLTPSTTNLRVLPSPSKNITQSQLKFMARTPPKAWKRM is encoded by the exons ATGGTTTGCCGTCCAATAATTTGCCTCGACGGGTGCTTCATCAAGACACCTTATGGAGGTCAGCTTCTCACTGCTATTGGCTGGGACTTGAACGACCAGATGTTGCCAATAGCCTATGCAGTG GGATTGGTTCCAACCTTTGATGAGCTGATTCCCGGAGTGGATCATAGATTTTGTGTTAGACATCTTTATAGCAATTTCAGGAAGAGATTCCCAGGGCTGCAACTAAAACTGATGATGTGGAATGCTGCAAAGGCTACTTATTTACAAGAGTGGGAGAGGAGAATGGCTGAGATACAGAGTCTTGATAATGGAGCCTACAACCACCTGATGGAGATACCAACCAAATATTGGTGCCGCCACAAGTTTGGGGCCTGGTCTAAGTGTGACACCTTGGTAAACAATATGTGTGAGGTCTTTAACTCTGTAATTGTGGATGCCAGAGAGAAGTCAATAGTCAGCATGCTTGAAGACATCAGAGTATACATAATGAGGCGTTGGGCTGATAATAGGGATCGTATAATTGAATACCCAAGAGAAGTATTGCCCCGTATCAGGATTAAGGTTGAGAAACAAGCTGATGCAAGTGGTAAGTGGGTGAGCACGTATGCTGGTCATGATAAATATGAGGTAACAAGTATCCATGGAGGCAAAGAGAAGTTCGTTGTTGATTTGAAGAATCATGAGTGTTCTTGCAGGAAGTTTCAACTCTCCGGGATCCCCTGTGCTCATGCAATGACCTGCATCAGGAAGATGTGCTTCAACGTTGACAACTTTGTTGCAAACTGTTACAAGAAATCAACCTACACTGACTGCTACCAACATGTGGTATATCCCTTGAATGGACCCAACCTGTGGGAGAAGACACCCTTTGATGACGTTTTGCCACCAGTTTACAGGAAACCCATTGGAAGGCCTAAAGTAAAACGTAATAAAGCTACAGATGAGAACCCAACTCGGGGAGGAGTTTCTCGCGAAGGGCAGAATCAAAAGTGCTCCTATTGTTTTGCTAGAGGTCACAACAAACGGACCTATCCAAAGAAGCGCAAAGTAGCTGCAACTGCATCG GCAAATAAAGTAGCTGGATCCACAAGAAGGGCTTCCAGATTCAAGTCTAGCACCAGCACTAGCACTATCTCAAGCACTATCTCCAGCCAGGGCTCTAAGCCATCCCAAGCTGCTGCAAAGAAGACCACAGTCACCCGGCCAAAGAGAAAATCTGCTGCTACTGATGTGAGTTCACAACACTCTCAAGCTACTTCAAAAAAGCCTAAGCTGACTCCATCCACCACAAATCTGAGGGTGCTGCCAAGCCCATCGAAGAACATCACCCAATCCCAACTGAAGTTCATGGCTAGGACACCTCCCAAAGCATGGAAAAGGATGTGA